The following are encoded together in the Ovis canadensis isolate MfBH-ARS-UI-01 breed Bighorn chromosome 2, ARS-UI_OviCan_v2, whole genome shotgun sequence genome:
- the LOC138434488 gene encoding E3 ubiquitin-protein ligase Topors-like has translation MPLDFSSDCECPNCLENIQNGASWNPCSTNSDESLHSRQRNKSMPSSSMQCFPSQGCSTRPEEDTKEDSVFLPSEEESYLVTSENNDLGMKLEGLTKKIRPLRELTVQELLREFGDSRKFQPNSVSLGHFRDQVVMKFRRALYYSGIWVAYVQGYRFEKHLSANYFKRNPGCLHRLVPWLKRELTAVYGDYGYTVKNILSTILHHMTKYDLDSDSFINLLEPYLQQHTHHFLHEFISFVHSPYNMETYDQRAIYQFPTVSPWVEKKSVASASVLPLPKDQAILAPQHDTKQSKNTQGQWNNEQRPLSGMKAFPSCNSCLKKPEVPLLHHNTGSKIRAWLKDKSEPGDLKVAPSANSMLLNWAIPRKKGPGSLNCKNNVKERKAERITLFPGHAQDMGKSETTAGTFSSSAILNQGHPWKNSLREKKALNVGQQINFQKKEAEKNKCSDSSPRTFQRRLSRERSLINCKSRKRDPSWSCISETAVSSKRDGRKLNSFRKKRMKYRQPFRFAEVGSHCSRGIQRQSRSSTQRSKSWCVALTNRSISRESSNPSLRGSHRSERFTQNICCELSKEKKARAYESNYGRSSSATIQYMKFHSNAGKRAKCPLKSKDSSQAGSHCNSPTCLQSQKLTSPSKQEMNHKKTFPSAKTRTVRHRRNKYHCPDTQTTEEVSDEIGDLNDLRQKSNLSECVPSCRRQMRKEKENPSLQKHHQAKSEQKGDKQSETQRKQNICESKEETKISTLTGVWKKRIPAFKDDFEVFETSVETVTADVVETARELGLYVEPEDVTELLQSHDNTLTNEEVTP, from the exons ATGCCATTAGATTTCTCATCTGACTGTGAGTGTCCCAACTGCTTGGAGAATATACAGAATGGGGCCAGTTGGAACCCCTGTTCCACGAACAGTGATGAATCTTTACAttcaagacaaagaaataaatctaTGCCTTCATCCAGCATGCAGTGCTTTCCTTCCCAGGGTTGTTCCACCAGGCCAGAGGAAGACACCAAAGAAGACTCAGTGTTCCTTCCCTCGGAAGAAGAAAGCTACTTAGTGACTTCTGAAAACAATGATCTTGGCATGAAACTTGAGGGCCTTACAAAGAAAATCAGGCCATTGAGAGAGCTGACTGTCCAGGAGTTGCTGAGAGAGTTTGGGGACAGCAGGAAGTTCCAACCAAACTCCGTGTCTCTGGGTCACTTTAGAGACCAGGTGGTAATGAAGTTCAGAAGAGCTCTGTATTATTCCGGAATTTGGGTGGCGTATGTCCAAGGCTACAGATTTGAAAAGCACTTATCAGCTAATTATTTCAAGAGAAACCCTGGTTGTTTACATCGGCTGGTTCCCTGGCTGAAACGAGAACTAACAGCTGTTTATGGAGATTATGGCTACACAGTGAAGAATATTCTGTCCACCATTCTCCATCACATGACAAAATATGATCTAGACAGCGACTCCTTCATTAACCTCCTAGAACCTTATCTCCAACAACACACCCACCATTTTCTACATGAATTTATCAGTTTTGTTCATTCACCTTACAACATGGAGACTTATGACCAAAGAGCCATCTATCAATTTCCTACTGTTTCACCTTGGGTAGAAAAAAAGTCTGTTGCATCAGCTTCTGTTTTGCCTTTGCCTAAGGATCAGGCTATACTGGCACCTCAACATGATACAAAACAGTCTAAAAACACCCAGGGCCAATGGAATAATGAGCAGAGGCCTCTGTCAGGCATGAAAGCATTTCCCAGTTGTAACTCTTGCTTGAAGAAACCTGAAGTCCCACTACTCCATCATAACACAGGAAGCAAAATCCGTGCTTGGCTCAAAGACAAATCAGAACCAGGTGATCTCAAGGTCGCACCTTCTGCCAATAGCATGCTCCTGAACTGGGCTATACCAAGGAAAAAGGGCCCAGGCTCACTGAATTGCAAAAACAATGTTAAAGAGAGGAAGGCAGAAAGGATAACATTGTTTCCAGGTCATGCCCAGGATATGGGAAAGAGTGAAACAACTGCAGGCACCTTCAGTTCCTCAGCAATTTTGAATCAAGGGCATCCATGGAAGAACAGCCTAAGAGAAAAAAAGGCTTTGAACGTTGGCCAACAGATCAATTTCcagaaaaaagaagcagaaaaaaacaaatgttcaGACTCTTCACCAAGGACCTTTCAAAGAAGGTTATCCAGAGAAAGATCCTTGATAAATTGCAAATCTAGAAAGAGGGACCCCTCCTGGAGCTGCATTTCAGAAACTGCCGTTTCTTCTAAGAGAGATGGGAGGAAGCTGAATTCTTTCAGAAAAAAGAGGATGAAGTACAGACAACCCTTCCGATTTGCAGAAGTTGGTTCACACTGCAGCAGGGGAATCCAAAGACAATCAAGGTCCAGTACTCAAAGATCTAAATCCTGGTGTGTTGCACTTACAAATAGATCTATAAGCAGAGAATCAAGTAATCCCTCTCTGAGAGGAAGCCACAGAAGTGAACGCTTCACCCAGAATATATGCTGTGAGCTCTCAAAAGAAAAGAAGGCACGTGCCTATGAATCAAACTATGGGAGGTCGTCTTCAGCCACCATCCAATACATGAAGTTTCATTCAAATGCTGGGAAGAGAGCCAAGTGTCCTTTGAAAAGTAAAGATTCTTCCCAAGCTGGAAGCCACTGTAACAGTCCCACTTGTCTACAGAGTCAGAAACTCACATCCCCAAGTAAGCAAGAAATGAATCACAAAAAAACATTTCCTAGCGCTAAAACCAGAACAGTTAGGCACAGGAGAAACAAGTATCATTGTCCAGATACACAAACCACAGAGGAAGTCAGTGATGAAATAGGGGATCTGAATGATCTGAGGCAAAAGAGTAATCTTTCTGAGTGTGTACCTTCCTGCAGGAggcaaatgagaaaggaaaaggagaatccAAGCCTTCAGAAACATCACCAGGCCAAAAGTGAGCAGAAAGGAGACAAACAATCAGAAACACAGAG aaAACAGAACATTTGTGAGTCAAAGGAAGAgaccaaaatatcaacattaacaggagtttggaagaagcgGATTCCAGCCTTCAAGGATGACTTTGAGGTGTTCGAGACTTCAGTGGAGACAGTAACTGCAGATGTAGTGGAAACAGCCAGAGAATTAGGTTTATatgtggagcctgaagatgtgactgaattgctgcaatctcaCGATAACACTTTAACAAATGAAGAGGTTACTCCTTAA